Within Lactobacillus amylovorus DSM 20531, the genomic segment TCTTGGGCAAGTACAATCGACCATATATATTGATGCCATCTTGATTGATATTCCAATCTTGCTCCAATACTTGATATTTCTTTTGGGGCAAGCTCTCCCTTGTTTTATTTCGCTTAACTGTTTTTACTGATGAATCTGAATTAGTATTATTTTTATTCATCGTGCATCCCGTCAACGCGAATGCCAAGCTAAGCAAAACTAATGTTGCTAATTTTTTCAAAATTTATTTCACCTTAATTAAAAAAATACCTAAGCGTTTCTTAGGTACTTTTATTATACAAAAAAAGCGCGCGCATATTCACTCGCGCTAAATAGATACTTATCTTTTTTTAGAAATTAGCTGACTTAACGTATAAGCCCTTACCAATACGGTAGTAGTACTTACCGTTAATGTTAAAGCGTGAACCGTAAGTCTTAACTGGAGTACCTTTCCTCAAAACTCTCCAGTTCGCACGTCTTCCTGCGTGGTTGTAGATATAAGCATTGCGTCTCATAACACGTGAGTTACCTAAAACGTTGCTTGCCATTACATAACGGTCATTGCCAACCTTAAGAGCAGTCTTGCCATTATCCAAAGTTACAGTTGAGCCGTAGTATTGAATGCCGTAGTAAGCTGCGTAGTAGCCGCTTTGACGTTCACCCTTCTTGTTGTAAATGTAGGCCTTCTTCATTACGTAAGCAGAAGTTACTGGTTCGGTTGGAGTTGAATCAGTCTTATTGTCAGTAGATGAAGAATTTGAGTTATTAGTAGTATTTGAATTACTGCTTGAAGGAGCTTGTGAAACAGCACCGTTGTTAGAAGTTACATTACCGTTAATTGATAATGGAAGAACAGCAACGTTACCATCAACGCTTAGTCCGCGCCAGTTATCAGTAAATTGCCAAATTGATACACCGTCCATTGATGGGAAGTAATTAAAGTTAGGATTATCAATTCTACCTGAAATAGCATATGAAGCTACCCATAATGAGTTAGGGTACTCACCAATTACGCTGCTGGTATCAATGTTGTTTTGCAAAACTGATGAACTTGCGTAAAGAAGTGGTTGGTAACCAGCTGCCTTGATTGTGTCCATGAATGCAATGATTGCGTTAGCAGTTGGCGTCTTACCACCATAAATGTTGTTGCCTTGGCCAGTTTCATAGTCACAAGCAATATATGAACCCTTTGGTAAACCAAATGCTTGCGCTGCCTTAACAGCATAGTTTGCTTCTGCTACAGCAGCACTTGAGTTAGAACTAAAAGTAGCAAAGTGGTATGCCATTGGCATCATATTGTTAGAAATAGCTGTAGAAATTTGGCTTGAAGCCTTAGGGTTACGGTATGAAGTACCTTCACTTACCTTAACGATAGCAAACTGTGCACCTACTTGAGCATGACTTGATAAGTCAGCATTTTGGTAACTGGCAACGTCCACACCAAGTGAACGTGCTGCAACAGATGTAGTTGATGCTTGAACAGTAATTTGTGGTCGATTAATTTGAGTTACTGCCACTCCTGCAGTTTCTAATACGGTTGCACATGCCAATTTAATAATTAATTTTTTGGTTGTAGTCAATCTTCTCGTCCTCCACTATGTGAAAAAATTCAAATTCACACTTGTTGATCTTCCTAGTAATACGAAATCAAATTTAGGATAAGCTCGTTTGAGATTTTAGTCAATAGATTCGCTCTAGATGTAAGGTTAGCTTAATCTTTGTCATAATTTTGTATCATACAAGGCTAAAAGCTTTACAGCCAAGTTTCTTCATAAATATTTTCTCTAAAACCACAAGTTAAATGATCATCGCCGACAACAAGCGGACGCTTAATCAGTTTGCCATCTTTGGACATCATCTCGGCAGCTTCTTCAATCGTCATATCAGGAATTTTGTCCTTTAATTTCTGCTGGCGGTAATGTTGACCAGATGTATTGAAAAAGTATCTTAAACCGCGATCTTGATACTTAGTCATCCACTTAATCAAGTCTTCTTTTTTAGGTGGCTGTTCAACTAAATCTTGGAACTCATACTTTACGCCATGATCGTCTAACCACTTTTGTGCTTTCTTTGAAGTAGAACAACGTTTATAACCATAAAATTTAATCATATTAATCCTTCTTCATGTGTTCTCTAAAGAATTCAAGTTCTTCATCGTTAGCAATATCGGCTAATTCATCCTTTTGACTTACGAAAAAGACATGGCCACGAGGATGATCTTTATCGCCATATGATTTACAAATTGCATGCACGCCGCGACCTAATAAGAAGCCAAATAAAGTAAACTGCATATCATGCAAGAAATCATTATTTGAAGTAATTAAGAATGTTGGCAAGAAATTAGAGTTAATATACTTTTCAACGTCAAGTTGTTCGTGATACTTATCAACTGCTTTAGGAGTGAAGTAAAGACTCTCAAGACCATCAAGACTTTCGGGAGTTAAAACAAATGAAGCAGCACAGTTAAGTCCAACTGCTCTAAACTTTAAGTTAAGCGGCTTGTATGGGAACAATTTGGCATAGTCTGGATTAGTCAAAATCGTGACATATTGCTCAGCCATTTGGCCACCAGCACTATCACCAACGATGAAGACATTGTTTCTATCTAAACGATATTCTTCTGCGTGATCATCAACCCAGTGCATGTAGCGGTCGATATCGTCCAATTCATCAGGAAATTCGGCGTCTTCTGGGGCAAGGCGGTAGTTAGGGTTAATGAAGGCAAAACCATGCTTAGCCAGATTCATGCCGTAATATTGGTAAGTTTCTTTGGTGCCGTAAACCCAACCACCACCGTGGATATTGATGATAACAGGAAATGGCTCATCAGTCTTTTTAGGCAGATAAACATCTAAGGTATGCCATTTGTCTGGGCCGTATGATAAGTCATCGATCCGTTCAACCTCGGGAATATCATGTGGCAAATCTTTGTCACGTTCGTCGTCGCTCTTTTTGCATCCCGCACGATACTCTGTGACAAACTTTTTAAGTCTCTGTGAAAGTTCCATAATGCTTCTCTTTTCTATTATTTATTGATCACACTTTAATTATACTTGCTTTAAAATAAAAAAATAATTTTTTTCAAAATATTCCTTGCATTTTAAATGGGTATTCCCTATAATAGTTTATGTTCTGTTGAGGACATACAAACATACAGATGGTCTGGTAGCTCAGCTGGATAGAGCAACAGTCTTCTAAACTGTGGGTCGTGGGTTCGAATCTCACCCAGATCACTAAAGTAGCAACGCTTGTGGGCGTTGCTTTTTTGTTGCAAAAAATAGGCCAAAGAAAAATGCCGATAATCTTTGCTTTACGCATTGATTGTCGGCATTTTTTTATCTAGTTAAACAGATTTCATGATCAAAGATCTTCTGCATCTCATCATTAAAATTATGTGCGATAAACACAATCGTGGCATCGGTCTTAACTAATCGTTTCAAAATTCTCATTGTTGCAGCTGGGTCAATTGCACTTGTTCCTTCATCAATCAAGATTAGCTTACTATCATGAACCTTACTACGAGCTAAAACTATTTTTTGCCTTTGACCACCTGAAACGTTTAATTTATTCAAATCAATTTCTGTTTCAATTCCATCTGGAAACTTCGATACGTCACTAGCTAGCTGCACATCGTTAATTGCTCCAGAAACAAATTGTTCTAGTTTATCATTAAACATCGTAATATTCTCGGCAATCGTCGCTGGGAACAGCACTGGAGATTGTGGCAAATAACCAATTTCGGCTAAATCTGGCTTAACTACTTTCCCACTCTCATCAAAGTATTCAATTTCACCACGAGTGGCTTTTTCTTCGCCTAAAATCAACTTAAATAAAGTACTCTTGCCAGAACCAGAGTCACCAGTAAGTAAGACCTTTTCACCAGCATTAACTTGAATATCTGGAAAAACTACTTCTTCACCATTTTTAAATTTTATAGCTAAATCTTTAGTTGAAAAAGCAACTGGCTGCTTCAAGTCATTTGATTTTTCATCAATGATCTTTTTCCTGGCCTGTAAAATTTGCTTACGCAAATCCTTAGTTGCCTTCATTCGACCGCCATAATCAGCTATTCCTTGAAGCGAAGCAAACATCGCTGAACTAAAGTTACCAATACTTGCAATTAAACCAAAAGCAGCCCAATTATTAACCACCAAAAATCCAGTTAACAGGAAAATCAATGCATCCCCAACTGAATAAGCTAATTGATTTAAATAGTCCAGTTTTTGATCTACCTTTTGTTTTTCAACGTTAACATTTTCCAATTTACCTGAACTCTTAGCAATCACGTCAAACAACTTTTGTCCTGCTAAATATCTGCGCAGTTCTGAAAGACCAATGAGCCAATCACCCAATGTCTTCAGATACTTTTTATTTGCATCAGATACTAGACTGGTAACTTTCTGTAATTGCTTATCCATCAGTTTAGGCAAATAAATCTGCACTGCCGCAAAAATTAAACACACAAGAAGTAAGCTCCATTGAAATGTAAACAGTGTAAGGGCTACGCTAAACACGCTAACGAGCATCCCTGCCACATAACGAAATGAGTTTAGATAATCATTGTGTAGCAACGTTAAATCATTAGTCATTCTGTTCTGCACGCTGCCCGCATGATGACTCTTACCATCTTCAAAATAATGGTCTGTCAATTCCTGTCTAATTAAATGAAGGTACCTTTGCACATGTTTTTGCCATAAAATACCTGCAAGATTATAAAAAAGATAAACAAAAACATAACAAATAATTTGCAAAACAGTCCAAAATACAAACATCTGTAAGTTGCGATTACGTACTGCATTAAATTGCAGCGTTAAAAAGTAAGCTACCCCAATTTCACCTGCTGCACCGGCCATTTGAAGTAAAAGTGCAATGCTAAAACTCCACGGATTTAATTTGAACAATTCTTTCCAGCTCATTATTTACCCTCCAAGTGAATTTCACGATCAAACAACGCCCTTTGCTCTTCACTCAAGTTGTGTGCAATCATCAAAAGTGTTTCTTTTCCCTGCGTTAAATTACGTAAAATCTTCGTCGCACCCTTTTGATCAATCGCACTAGTTGCTTCATCTAAATATAAAATTGACTTTTCATGAACCATTGCCCGCATTAAGACGACTTTTTGTTGCTGTCCGCCTGAAAGCAAATTATGCTTTACTTCAATTTCAGTATCTAAACCTTCTTTTAATTTTTCTTCATCACGAATAAAAGCATTTGCTTCAATTGCAGAACTAACACAACCGTCCAATTTGGAATCAAACATTGTGATATTCTCCAAAATCGAAGCGTCAAACATCGTTAAATCCTGTGCTAGATAGCCTATTTGATTAAAATCTGGATGAATGATCTTATTATTTTCATTCTTATAAATCACTTCACCACTGATTGGCTTAATTTGTCCTAACAATATTTTCAATAAAGTAGACTTACCAGTACCACTATCGCCTACAAGCAGAACTTTTTCACCACGGTTAATGACAAAATTAGGATAAGCAATCTTCTCACCATGCTCATATTTAACAGACAAATTCTTTACTTCAATTGAGGCAATTTCATCAATCGAATCATATTTCTTATCTGCTTCAATTTTTTGCAATTTGGCTAGCTGATCTCTCAAGGTCTTAGTTGACTTAAGCTGAATATACTTAGTTACACAACTATTTACACTGTAAAAGATCCCATTAGCAAAATAGCCAGCAGTTAGAATTGCACCTAAGCTCACTTGATGATTAAAAAATAAAATTCCCGCAATGACTGGTACGCCAACTCGGCCCATAACATCAAAGATGGCTGCAACCATCTCTACATAAATCATTGCTTTATCACGTTGATATTCACTTTGTTCAAGTTGATGGCTTGATTTGCCTATTTTCTTTTTTAAAACCGATTTATTTTTATATCTTCGAAGTTCTTCCAAACCATTGAACCAATTTTCAATTAGATTCAGAAATTGTGCATTCTTATTAGAAACTCTTTTAGTTGCTTTGTTGGTATATTTTTCCAGCAACTTTGGCACTGCAATTGCGAAAAACGAAATCACCAGACTATATGCCACCAATATCCAATGGAAGGTAAACAAAGTCCCAATCGTTAAAATGACATAGATCAAATCACAAGCAAAATAAAAATAAACATCATAGTAGTTTGTCTGGATCATTTGTAAATCGTTGCCCAAATGATTTTCCATATCTGCCACTTTATCTGGTTTCTGATAATAATGTTTAGAAATATTTTGCCGCACCTGATGAAATAGATTCTGCGTTTGCTTAGTATTTTGAACATTAGCAATATTGAAACTTGAATTGCAAATTTGACCAAACACAAATTGCACAGCAATTAATTCAATAAATAAAGCAAATTTTCTTTGTGAAATTGCATTAAGTTCTGGACTAGTCAAGTACGTATAAAAAGTAGTTGTAGCTTGTGTGAGCGTGATTAAAAACAGTACTAAAAATGCACGCTTATAGTTTGTTTTAAGATAATCTTTTAGACCCATTATTTTTCCTCGTTATTACTTTTACAACAAATTGACGAACTGTTTTACATCCCTAATCTGATTTGTCGCAAAGAAAAAGCACTGTCATTCGCATTCGAA encodes:
- a CDS encoding ATP-binding cassette domain-containing protein; protein product: MSWKELFKLNPWSFSIALLLQMAGAAGEIGVAYFLTLQFNAVRNRNLQMFVFWTVLQIICYVFVYLFYNLAGILWQKHVQRYLHLIRQELTDHYFEDGKSHHAGSVQNRMTNDLTLLHNDYLNSFRYVAGMLVSVFSVALTLFTFQWSLLLVCLIFAAVQIYLPKLMDKQLQKVTSLVSDANKKYLKTLGDWLIGLSELRRYLAGQKLFDVIAKSSGKLENVNVEKQKVDQKLDYLNQLAYSVGDALIFLLTGFLVVNNWAAFGLIASIGNFSSAMFASLQGIADYGGRMKATKDLRKQILQARKKIIDEKSNDLKQPVAFSTKDLAIKFKNGEEVVFPDIQVNAGEKVLLTGDSGSGKSTLFKLILGEEKATRGEIEYFDESGKVVKPDLAEIGYLPQSPVLFPATIAENITMFNDKLEQFVSGAINDVQLASDVSKFPDGIETEIDLNKLNVSGGQRQKIVLARSKVHDSKLILIDEGTSAIDPAATMRILKRLVKTDATIVFIAHNFNDEMQKIFDHEICLTR
- a CDS encoding GH25 family lysozyme, whose amino-acid sequence is MTTTKKLIIKLACATVLETAGVAVTQINRPQITVQASTTSVAARSLGVDVASYQNADLSSHAQVGAQFAIVKVSEGTSYRNPKASSQISTAISNNMMPMAYHFATFSSNSSAAVAEANYAVKAAQAFGLPKGSYIACDYETGQGNNIYGGKTPTANAIIAFMDTIKAAGYQPLLYASSSVLQNNIDTSSVIGEYPNSLWVASYAISGRIDNPNFNYFPSMDGVSIWQFTDNWRGLSVDGNVAVLPLSINGNVTSNNGAVSQAPSSSNSNTTNNSNSSSTDNKTDSTPTEPVTSAYVMKKAYIYNKKGERQSGYYAAYYGIQYYGSTVTLDNGKTALKVGNDRYVMASNVLGNSRVMRRNAYIYNHAGRRANWRVLRKGTPVKTYGSRFNINGKYYYRIGKGLYVKSANF
- a CDS encoding alpha/beta hydrolase translates to MELSQRLKKFVTEYRAGCKKSDDERDKDLPHDIPEVERIDDLSYGPDKWHTLDVYLPKKTDEPFPVIINIHGGGWVYGTKETYQYYGMNLAKHGFAFINPNYRLAPEDAEFPDELDDIDRYMHWVDDHAEEYRLDRNNVFIVGDSAGGQMAEQYVTILTNPDYAKLFPYKPLNLKFRAVGLNCAASFVLTPESLDGLESLYFTPKAVDKYHEQLDVEKYINSNFLPTFLITSNNDFLHDMQFTLFGFLLGRGVHAICKSYGDKDHPRGHVFFVSQKDELADIANDEELEFFREHMKKD
- a CDS encoding arsenate reductase family protein; amino-acid sequence: MIKFYGYKRCSTSKKAQKWLDDHGVKYEFQDLVEQPPKKEDLIKWMTKYQDRGLRYFFNTSGQHYRQQKLKDKIPDMTIEEAAEMMSKDGKLIKRPLVVGDDHLTCGFRENIYEETWL
- a CDS encoding ABC transporter ATP-binding protein, giving the protein MGLKDYLKTNYKRAFLVLFLITLTQATTTFYTYLTSPELNAISQRKFALFIELIAVQFVFGQICNSSFNIANVQNTKQTQNLFHQVRQNISKHYYQKPDKVADMENHLGNDLQMIQTNYYDVYFYFACDLIYVILTIGTLFTFHWILVAYSLVISFFAIAVPKLLEKYTNKATKRVSNKNAQFLNLIENWFNGLEELRRYKNKSVLKKKIGKSSHQLEQSEYQRDKAMIYVEMVAAIFDVMGRVGVPVIAGILFFNHQVSLGAILTAGYFANGIFYSVNSCVTKYIQLKSTKTLRDQLAKLQKIEADKKYDSIDEIASIEVKNLSVKYEHGEKIAYPNFVINRGEKVLLVGDSGTGKSTLLKILLGQIKPISGEVIYKNENNKIIHPDFNQIGYLAQDLTMFDASILENITMFDSKLDGCVSSAIEANAFIRDEEKLKEGLDTEIEVKHNLLSGGQQQKVVLMRAMVHEKSILYLDEATSAIDQKGATKILRNLTQGKETLLMIAHNLSEEQRALFDREIHLEGK